In Mycolicibacterium phocaicum, one DNA window encodes the following:
- a CDS encoding mycofactocin-coupled SDR family oxidoreductase, whose protein sequence is MAGQFEGKVAFITGAARGQGRSHAVRFAEEGADIIAVDLCDQIASVGYPMSTREDLDETVNLVEKTGRRIVAETGDVRDFERLKAIVADGVAELGRLDFVLANAGILPGFGEQRHEMAAFDDSVAVLLNGVYYTIEAALPYLLSQDEGGAIVITSSTAGLNSLCPTLTSQSRGMAGYHAGKHGVVGLMRYYATSLAEKNIRVNTVHPTGVATPMILNEGFAELVAEHPEDVTGLQAPLPVELIDPSDVSEAMVYLCGRSGRYITGITLPVDGGISVK, encoded by the coding sequence ATGGCAGGTCAATTCGAAGGCAAAGTCGCATTCATCACCGGCGCCGCGCGTGGCCAGGGCCGTTCGCATGCCGTGCGTTTCGCCGAGGAAGGCGCCGACATCATCGCCGTCGACCTGTGCGATCAGATTGCGAGCGTCGGTTATCCGATGTCGACCCGCGAAGACCTCGACGAGACCGTCAACCTGGTCGAGAAGACCGGTCGCCGGATCGTCGCGGAAACGGGTGACGTCCGTGACTTCGAAAGACTGAAAGCCATTGTGGCCGACGGTGTTGCCGAGCTCGGCCGGCTCGACTTCGTGCTCGCGAACGCGGGCATCCTCCCGGGCTTCGGGGAACAACGGCACGAGATGGCTGCCTTCGACGATTCCGTCGCCGTGCTGCTCAACGGCGTTTACTACACCATCGAGGCCGCGCTGCCGTACCTACTGAGCCAGGACGAAGGCGGTGCCATCGTGATCACCAGCTCGACCGCCGGACTGAACAGCCTGTGCCCGACGCTCACCAGCCAGAGCCGCGGCATGGCGGGCTACCATGCAGGCAAGCACGGTGTCGTCGGCCTGATGCGTTATTACGCAACGTCTTTGGCGGAGAAGAATATTCGGGTCAATACCGTCCATCCGACGGGCGTGGCCACGCCGATGATCCTCAACGAGGGGTTCGCCGAACTGGTCGCCGAGCACCCCGAGGACGTCACGGGGCTGCAGGCACCCTTGCCGGTCGAGCTGATCGACCCCTCCGATGTCAGCGAGGCGATGGTCTACCTCTGCGGACGATCAGGTCGATACATCACTGGAATCACGCTGCCGGTCGACGGCGGCATCTCGGTCAAGTAG
- a CDS encoding Abi-alpha family protein — MSEPVLWIITRTVQRRRIMSDGPKSDDRDQEQSSNPLDAIVDPLTKLGIDTARDIAAAVQSTRAAAGDLFKVVNILSRLPGRETHPTPAAISSPADAADDSDDIDDGDESATAATAVLPVVAPDALPDVNPGIFGGLKRVAVTPVRRVMGGSGDAVKKKSEHRDGDKKDAKHDSDADLRHWGDELIAKSQKPTRKQSHRHPAFSQILNELAPDEVRMLRFLAVAGTQPSIDIRTKTMFQVGSERLVSGVNMIADMAGCRWPESDQRYLANLNRLGLVRFSSEPVADYRRYALLEVQPRALEVTEVIPKTISVYRSIYLSDFGKQFCEVCIDTDGYNAGGWATDERGDKIIGKGPPDPAAHKPKH; from the coding sequence ATGAGCGAGCCGGTCCTTTGGATAATTACTCGCACAGTCCAACGGAGGCGAATCATGAGCGACGGTCCAAAATCCGACGATCGCGATCAAGAGCAGAGCAGTAATCCGTTGGACGCCATAGTCGATCCGCTCACCAAGTTGGGCATCGACACCGCGCGTGACATCGCGGCCGCCGTGCAATCGACCCGGGCCGCAGCCGGCGACCTGTTCAAGGTCGTCAACATTCTGAGCCGGCTGCCCGGACGCGAGACGCATCCGACACCGGCAGCGATCTCATCGCCGGCGGATGCTGCCGATGACAGCGACGATATTGACGATGGCGACGAAAGTGCCACTGCTGCAACCGCTGTGCTGCCCGTCGTGGCGCCGGACGCGTTGCCGGACGTGAACCCGGGAATCTTCGGCGGCCTGAAGCGCGTCGCCGTCACGCCGGTACGCCGAGTGATGGGTGGCTCCGGCGACGCCGTCAAGAAGAAGTCCGAACACCGCGACGGCGACAAGAAGGACGCGAAGCATGACAGCGACGCTGATCTGCGCCACTGGGGCGACGAGCTGATTGCCAAGTCGCAGAAGCCCACACGTAAACAATCACACCGGCATCCGGCATTCAGCCAGATTCTCAATGAGCTTGCGCCGGACGAAGTTCGGATGCTGCGCTTTCTGGCCGTCGCAGGCACTCAGCCGTCCATCGACATCCGGACGAAGACGATGTTCCAGGTCGGCTCCGAGCGGCTCGTCAGCGGCGTGAACATGATCGCCGACATGGCCGGATGCCGTTGGCCGGAGTCCGACCAACGTTATCTCGCGAACCTCAATCGCCTTGGCCTGGTGCGCTTTTCGTCTGAGCCAGTCGCGGACTACCGGCGTTATGCGCTGCTCGAGGTGCAACCGCGGGCGCTCGAGGTGACCGAGGTGATACCCAAGACGATCAGCGTGTACCGCAGCATCTATCTGTCGGATTTCGGCAAACAGTTCTGCGAAGTCTGCATCGACACCGACGGTTACAACGCCGGGGGCTGGGCCACCGATGAGCGCGGCGACAAGATCATCGGGAAAGGCCCACCTGATCCCGCCGCGCACAAACCCAAGCACTGA
- the groES gene encoding co-chaperone GroES, with protein MVAVNIKPLEDKILVQANEAETTTASGLVIPDTAKEKPQEGTVVAVGPGRWDEDGEKRIPLDVAEGDTVIYSKYGGTEIKYNGEEYLILSARDVLAVVSK; from the coding sequence ATCGTGGCAGTCAACATCAAGCCACTCGAGGACAAGATCCTCGTTCAGGCCAACGAGGCCGAGACCACGACCGCTTCCGGTCTGGTCATCCCTGACACCGCCAAGGAAAAGCCGCAGGAAGGCACCGTCGTCGCAGTTGGCCCCGGCCGCTGGGATGAGGACGGCGAGAAGCGGATCCCCCTGGACGTTGCCGAGGGCGACACCGTCATCTACAGCAAGTACGGCGGCACCGAGATCAAGTACAACGGCGAGGAGTACCTGATCCTCTCGGCCCGCGACGTGCTGGCTGTCGTCTCCAAGTAA
- a CDS encoding TetR family transcriptional regulator, with amino-acid sequence MARIAEPRPAAEPSSAVQQQRRDAILQATAALAAEKPADQVQMNEVARAAGVALGTLYRYFPSKTHLFVGLMADRVDKMQDGIHRRKAPAGTAADRVFDVLSRATRPMLRQPHLTAAMLNSLNTADATAVAEVGHIDRQVRSMLLTICGVDDPGPQDISLMRLVQHTWHGILQSSLNGRISADETEDEIQLACRLILAPLSGASS; translated from the coding sequence TTGGCACGAATCGCCGAACCCCGCCCGGCCGCCGAGCCCAGCTCCGCCGTGCAGCAGCAGCGGCGCGACGCGATCCTCCAGGCCACCGCGGCCCTTGCTGCCGAGAAGCCCGCCGACCAGGTGCAGATGAACGAAGTCGCCCGCGCGGCCGGGGTCGCACTCGGCACGCTGTACCGCTACTTCCCGTCCAAGACCCACTTGTTCGTCGGCCTCATGGCCGACCGGGTGGACAAGATGCAGGACGGCATCCACCGCCGCAAGGCCCCGGCCGGCACCGCGGCCGACCGCGTGTTCGACGTCCTGTCGCGCGCCACCCGTCCGATGCTGCGCCAACCCCACCTGACGGCCGCCATGCTCAATTCACTGAACACCGCCGACGCGACGGCCGTCGCCGAGGTGGGGCACATCGACCGCCAGGTCCGCAGCATGCTGCTGACCATCTGCGGTGTGGACGATCCAGGGCCGCAAGATATTTCGCTGATGCGACTGGTCCAGCACACCTGGCACGGCATCCTGCAGTCCAGCCTCAACGGGCGGATCTCCGCCGACGAGACCGAAGACGAAATTCAGCTGGCGTGCCGGTTGATCCTGGCCCCGCTGTCCGGGGCCTCCAGTTAG
- the groL gene encoding chaperonin GroEL (60 kDa chaperone family; promotes refolding of misfolded polypeptides especially under stressful conditions; forms two stacked rings of heptamers to form a barrel-shaped 14mer; ends can be capped by GroES; misfolded proteins enter the barrel where they are refolded when GroES binds), with product MSKQIEFNEAARRAMEAGVDKLADAVRVTIGPRGRNVVLAKAFGGPQVTNDGVTIARDIDLEDPFENLGAQLVKSVATKTNDVAGDGTTTATVLAQAIVKAGLRNVAAGANPIALGAGISKAADAVSEALLAAAKPVSDKTAIAQVATVSSRDELIGELVGEAMTRVGADGVVTVEESSTLNTELEVTEGVGFDKGFLSAYFVTDFDAQEAVLEDALVLLHRDKISSLPDLLPLLEKVAQAGKPLLIVAEDIEGEALSTLVVNAIRKTLKAVAVKAPFFGDRRKAFLEDLAVVTGGQVVNPDVGLTLREAGLDVLGTARRVVVSKDSTVIVDGGGTAEAIDGRKAQLRSEIEASDSDWDREKLEERLAKLAGGVAVIKVGAATETDLKKRKEAVEDAVAAAKAAVEEGIVTGGGAALVQARAALDSLRGSLSGDELIGLEVFSSALSAPLYWIATNAGLDGPVVVNKVAELPAGHGFNAATLTYGDLLADGVVDPAKVTRSAVLNAASVARMILTTETAVVDKPAEEADHGHGHHGHAH from the coding sequence ATGAGCAAGCAGATTGAATTCAACGAAGCTGCGCGCCGCGCCATGGAAGCCGGTGTCGACAAGCTCGCCGACGCGGTCCGCGTGACCATCGGCCCGCGTGGCCGGAACGTCGTGCTGGCCAAGGCCTTCGGTGGCCCGCAGGTCACCAACGACGGCGTCACCATCGCACGCGACATCGACCTGGAAGACCCGTTCGAGAACCTGGGCGCCCAGCTGGTCAAGTCCGTCGCGACCAAGACCAACGACGTCGCCGGCGACGGCACCACCACCGCTACCGTGCTGGCCCAGGCCATCGTGAAGGCCGGTCTGCGCAACGTCGCTGCCGGTGCCAACCCGATCGCGCTCGGCGCGGGCATCTCGAAGGCCGCCGACGCGGTGTCCGAGGCCCTGCTGGCCGCGGCCAAGCCGGTGTCCGACAAGACCGCCATCGCCCAGGTCGCGACCGTGTCGTCGCGCGACGAACTGATCGGCGAGCTGGTCGGCGAGGCCATGACCCGCGTCGGTGCCGACGGCGTCGTCACCGTCGAGGAGTCCTCGACCCTGAACACCGAGCTCGAGGTCACCGAGGGTGTCGGCTTCGACAAGGGCTTCCTGTCGGCGTACTTCGTCACCGACTTCGACGCCCAGGAAGCCGTCCTCGAGGACGCGCTGGTGCTGCTGCACCGCGACAAGATCAGCTCGCTGCCCGACCTGCTGCCGCTGCTGGAGAAGGTCGCCCAGGCCGGCAAGCCGCTGCTGATCGTCGCCGAGGACATCGAGGGTGAGGCCCTGTCGACCCTGGTCGTCAACGCCATCCGCAAGACCCTCAAGGCCGTCGCGGTCAAGGCGCCGTTCTTCGGTGACCGCCGCAAGGCGTTCCTCGAGGACCTCGCCGTCGTCACCGGTGGCCAGGTCGTCAACCCCGACGTGGGCCTGACGCTGCGCGAGGCCGGCCTCGACGTGCTGGGCACCGCCCGCCGCGTCGTCGTCAGCAAGGACAGCACTGTGATCGTCGACGGCGGCGGCACCGCCGAGGCCATCGACGGCCGCAAGGCGCAGCTGCGCAGCGAGATCGAGGCCTCGGACTCGGATTGGGACCGCGAGAAGCTCGAAGAGCGCCTCGCCAAGCTGGCCGGCGGCGTGGCCGTCATCAAGGTCGGCGCTGCCACCGAGACCGACCTGAAGAAGCGCAAGGAAGCCGTCGAGGACGCCGTCGCCGCCGCCAAGGCTGCGGTGGAAGAGGGCATCGTCACCGGTGGTGGCGCCGCTCTGGTTCAGGCTCGCGCCGCTCTGGACAGCCTGCGTGGCTCGCTGTCCGGCGACGAGCTGATCGGCCTCGAGGTCTTCTCCTCGGCGCTGTCGGCCCCGCTGTACTGGATCGCCACCAACGCCGGCCTCGACGGCCCGGTCGTGGTGAACAAGGTGGCCGAGCTGCCCGCCGGCCACGGCTTCAACGCCGCCACCCTGACCTACGGTGACCTGCTGGCCGACGGTGTCGTCGACCCGGCCAAGGTGACCCGGTCCGCGGTGCTCAACGCCGCGTCGGTGGCCCGGATGATCCTGACGACCGAGACGGCCGTCGTGGACAAGCCGGCCGAGGAAGCCGATCACGGGCACGGCCACCACGGCCACGCCCACTAG
- a CDS encoding universal stress protein — protein MTSYSRIVVGTDGSDEATDAVTVAGVVAAALGAPVTVVTAWKPSVSVPGGREQPWADLTAEGADVDLTALGVMAIDKVPVKGSAFDALVDAAAQSERPLIVVGAAGLGHTSSRFWGSTSNELSHHSPVDVLFVRKPVSAVQTIALATDGSDTSVRAVQAGYDLAAALGARPILVTVAGDAVAAEETLNDVETQLGITGSLERLALAGDPADVLAAAEYDLLVIGNRGMAGFARVLGSTANTITHRATSNLLLVNTSPAAD, from the coding sequence ATGACGTCCTACTCCCGAATCGTCGTCGGCACCGACGGATCCGACGAGGCGACCGACGCGGTCACCGTCGCCGGCGTGGTGGCCGCTGCCCTCGGTGCGCCGGTCACCGTCGTCACGGCGTGGAAACCCAGCGTCTCGGTTCCGGGCGGACGGGAACAGCCGTGGGCGGATCTGACGGCCGAGGGCGCCGACGTCGACCTCACCGCGTTGGGCGTCATGGCAATCGACAAGGTTCCGGTGAAAGGCAGCGCGTTCGACGCCCTGGTCGACGCCGCGGCGCAGTCCGAGCGGCCACTGATCGTCGTCGGGGCGGCGGGGCTCGGTCACACCTCCAGCCGGTTCTGGGGGAGTACCTCGAACGAACTGTCGCACCACAGTCCCGTCGACGTGTTGTTCGTGCGCAAGCCGGTTTCGGCAGTACAGACGATCGCCCTGGCCACCGACGGCTCCGACACCTCGGTGCGCGCGGTCCAGGCCGGGTACGACCTGGCGGCCGCACTCGGGGCCCGGCCGATCCTGGTCACTGTGGCCGGCGACGCCGTCGCGGCCGAGGAGACGCTGAACGACGTCGAAACCCAGCTGGGAATCACCGGCTCGCTCGAGAGGCTCGCGCTGGCCGGCGATCCGGCCGACGTGCTCGCAGCTGCCGAATACGACCTTCTCGTGATCGGGAACCGTGGCATGGCGGGCTTCGCCCGGGTCCTCGGGTCAACGGCCAACACCATCACTCATCGAGCGACCTCCAACCTGCTGCTGGTCAACACGTCACCGGCGGCTGATTAG
- a CDS encoding enoyl-CoA hydratase: MSEPLLRRDRDDRGVVTLTLNRPQAFNALSEAMLTELGEAFAAVAGDATVRAVVLGASGKAFCAGHDLKEMRAEPSLEYYQSLFAQCTEVMLAIQRLPVPVIARVQGLATAAGCQLVAMCDLAVASHDARFAVSGINVGLFCATPGVALSRNVPRKAAFEMLVTGEFISADEAKALGLVNRVAAAEAFDDEVDAIVASIVAKPAVAVAMGKSLFYRQIEVGIDAAYADAGATMACNMMDPSALEGVLAFIEKRPPNR, from the coding sequence ATGAGCGAACCGCTGCTGCGCCGTGACCGCGATGACCGCGGGGTCGTGACGCTGACGCTGAACCGTCCGCAAGCCTTCAACGCACTGTCCGAGGCGATGCTCACCGAACTGGGGGAGGCCTTCGCCGCCGTCGCCGGCGATGCGACGGTGCGGGCCGTCGTACTCGGGGCATCCGGCAAGGCTTTCTGCGCCGGCCACGATCTCAAGGAAATGCGGGCGGAGCCCTCACTCGAGTACTACCAAAGCCTGTTCGCCCAGTGCACCGAGGTGATGCTCGCGATCCAGCGGCTCCCGGTCCCGGTGATCGCGCGGGTGCAGGGGCTGGCGACCGCTGCCGGCTGTCAGCTCGTCGCGATGTGCGACCTCGCGGTGGCGAGCCACGATGCCCGCTTCGCCGTCAGTGGCATCAACGTCGGATTGTTCTGTGCCACGCCGGGAGTCGCGCTGTCGCGCAACGTCCCGCGGAAGGCCGCCTTCGAGATGCTGGTGACCGGCGAGTTCATCTCGGCGGACGAAGCCAAGGCGTTGGGATTGGTGAACCGGGTGGCGGCCGCGGAGGCATTTGACGACGAAGTCGATGCCATCGTCGCGAGCATTGTCGCCAAGCCCGCCGTCGCCGTCGCGATGGGCAAGTCGCTGTTCTACCGCCAGATCGAGGTCGGCATCGACGCCGCGTATGCGGACGCCGGCGCGACCATGGCCTGCAACATGATGGACCCGAGCGCGCTCGAGGGCGTGCTGGCCTTCATCGAGAAGCGCCCGCCCAATCGATAG
- a CDS encoding globin family protein yields MKTSHAGLAISGAEWDANMKHADAVLIENGVADAERAEFLALFERYRGDIVE; encoded by the coding sequence ATGAAGACCTCACATGCAGGACTGGCGATCTCGGGGGCCGAATGGGACGCCAACATGAAGCATGCCGACGCCGTGCTGATCGAGAACGGTGTGGCCGACGCCGAAAGAGCCGAATTCCTGGCACTTTTCGAGCGATACCGCGGCGACATCGTCGAATAG
- a CDS encoding ferritin-like domain-containing protein, translating into MTTKDKYTTVPSPYSWDVPSGGDARFTWEYDDGRGRLLSLYQKGKDKQWDAQSRIDWSQDVDPMNPIGLPDEFHPLFGSPMWESADEKRRAEMRQHSQAWQFSQFLHGEQGAMVCAAKIVEVVPDLDAKFYAATQTMDEARHVETFSRFLQEKVGVVYPVNKNLSVLLEDTLRDSRWDMPYLGMQVLIEGLALAAFGVQRDLAAPNSLAKQVLAYVMQDEARHVAFGRISLKDYYSQISDAERNEREEFVVEACYLMRDRLRGDEVYEALGLDVQACVDWVETAPMLSQFRSHLFSRIVPIVKDIGLWGPKVQKAFADMGVLDMAGFDIEGMMKADEDQAEALDKAHAEMVVRAAEVDDIITQAAS; encoded by the coding sequence ATGACTACCAAGGACAAGTACACGACGGTGCCCTCGCCCTATTCCTGGGATGTGCCGAGCGGCGGCGACGCGCGCTTCACCTGGGAGTATGACGACGGCCGCGGACGTCTGCTGTCCCTGTATCAGAAGGGCAAGGACAAGCAGTGGGATGCGCAGTCGCGTATCGACTGGTCGCAGGACGTCGATCCGATGAACCCGATCGGCCTGCCTGACGAGTTCCATCCGCTGTTCGGCAGCCCGATGTGGGAGTCGGCCGACGAGAAGCGGCGTGCCGAGATGCGTCAGCATTCGCAGGCCTGGCAATTCTCGCAGTTCCTGCACGGCGAGCAGGGCGCGATGGTGTGCGCGGCGAAGATCGTCGAGGTCGTGCCGGACCTGGACGCGAAGTTCTACGCCGCTACCCAGACCATGGATGAAGCCCGGCACGTCGAGACCTTCTCGCGGTTCCTGCAGGAGAAGGTCGGCGTCGTCTACCCGGTCAACAAGAACCTGTCCGTGCTGCTCGAGGACACCCTGCGCGACTCCCGCTGGGACATGCCCTATCTCGGCATGCAGGTGCTCATCGAAGGCCTGGCGCTCGCCGCGTTCGGGGTGCAACGCGACCTGGCGGCGCCCAACTCGTTGGCCAAACAGGTGCTGGCCTACGTCATGCAGGACGAGGCCCGGCACGTCGCCTTCGGCCGAATCTCGTTGAAGGACTACTACTCCCAGATCAGTGATGCCGAGCGGAACGAGCGTGAAGAATTCGTCGTGGAAGCCTGCTACCTCATGCGGGACCGGCTACGGGGCGACGAGGTCTACGAGGCGTTGGGCCTCGACGTGCAGGCGTGTGTCGACTGGGTCGAGACGGCGCCGATGCTGAGCCAGTTCCGGTCGCATCTGTTCAGCCGAATCGTGCCGATTGTCAAGGACATCGGGCTGTGGGGTCCCAAGGTGCAGAAGGCGTTCGCGGACATGGGCGTGCTGGACATGGCCGGCTTCGACATCGAGGGGATGATGAAGGCCGACGAGGATCAGGCCGAAGCGCTCGACAAGGCCCACGCCGAAATGGTCGTCCGGGCAGCCGAAGTCGACGACATCATCACGCAGGCTGCGAGCTGA
- a CDS encoding OsmC family protein, with protein MTTPQPEGTVTVAESGTGTYTQEILAGGHRLIADEPRPFGDDAGPSPYDLLLSALGACTSMTVRMYADKKGWPLEQVRVSLRHSRIHAKDCADCDISATGMIDHMDREIELLGDLDDDQREKLLAIAERCPVHRTLTSSVHVSTSLRPVSSQPA; from the coding sequence ATGACGACACCACAGCCCGAAGGCACCGTCACCGTCGCCGAGAGCGGCACGGGGACCTACACGCAGGAAATCCTCGCCGGCGGGCACCGGTTGATCGCCGACGAGCCACGCCCGTTCGGCGACGACGCGGGGCCGTCACCCTATGACCTCCTGCTGTCCGCCCTGGGCGCCTGCACCTCGATGACAGTGCGGATGTACGCCGACAAGAAGGGCTGGCCACTGGAACAGGTGCGGGTGTCGTTGCGGCACTCCCGGATTCACGCGAAGGACTGCGCCGATTGTGACATCTCAGCCACCGGCATGATCGACCACATGGACCGCGAGATCGAATTGCTCGGCGACCTCGACGACGATCAGCGCGAAAAACTGCTGGCCATCGCCGAGCGCTGTCCCGTGCACCGGACGCTGACCTCCTCCGTGCACGTCTCCACGTCGTTGCGGCCGGTCAGCTCGCAGCCTGCGTGA
- a CDS encoding carboxylesterase family protein, producing the protein MAAKSIDIGGTTLRAIDDDGVVVARGIPYARADRFAAPEPVAVGLEEIDATERGPACPQLPSRLQSVTGAVVDGLTKSEQCQVLSVTAPADAEGLPVMVWFHGGAYVSGGGESPKYDAQTLAAERRVVVVTVTYRLGIFGYLNIHDPETQNLGLRDQICALQWVRDNIAAFGGDPGRVTVFGQSAGGDSVLSLMLCPETTGLFTRAILQSAPLGLPRERSSMAAAMRTAALASLKGVPAVEADIDQLLAAQLAALAAAQPFGRLGMMAFAPILGYAPMVSAEHFESQLADAAKRVEILVGYTRDDGRPFVSMDPRGARVQRLGPLGAVLTAAIGRNLTRSVFGRPAIDLARTWERLGGRSATFRIDWAPPRAPLGACHCIELPLLLGAVGSWRDAPMLGPEPRTVDEDLGRQMRSLWAGFAHDGIAALGQRHLVFG; encoded by the coding sequence ATGGCGGCCAAGAGCATCGACATCGGCGGCACCACCCTGCGGGCGATCGACGACGACGGCGTGGTCGTCGCCCGCGGCATTCCCTATGCCCGCGCCGACCGGTTCGCCGCCCCGGAGCCGGTCGCGGTCGGCCTGGAAGAGATCGACGCCACCGAGCGCGGCCCCGCGTGCCCTCAATTGCCATCGCGTCTGCAGTCCGTCACCGGTGCCGTCGTCGACGGCCTCACGAAGAGTGAGCAGTGCCAGGTGCTCAGCGTCACGGCACCCGCGGATGCCGAAGGACTACCGGTGATGGTGTGGTTTCACGGCGGGGCCTACGTGTCGGGTGGTGGCGAATCCCCGAAGTACGACGCGCAGACGCTGGCGGCCGAACGACGGGTCGTCGTGGTCACCGTCACCTACCGGCTCGGCATCTTCGGGTACCTGAACATCCATGACCCGGAGACGCAGAACCTCGGGCTGCGTGACCAGATCTGCGCGCTGCAGTGGGTCCGCGACAACATCGCGGCGTTCGGCGGCGATCCAGGCCGGGTCACGGTGTTCGGCCAGTCCGCCGGCGGCGATTCCGTGCTGTCGCTGATGTTGTGCCCGGAGACAACGGGCCTGTTCACCCGGGCCATCCTGCAGAGCGCTCCGCTGGGCCTGCCGCGCGAGCGCTCCTCGATGGCCGCCGCGATGCGCACCGCGGCGCTGGCGTCGTTGAAGGGCGTGCCGGCCGTGGAGGCCGACATCGACCAACTGCTCGCGGCACAGCTTGCTGCGCTGGCCGCTGCCCAGCCGTTTGGACGGCTCGGCATGATGGCCTTCGCACCGATTCTCGGTTACGCACCGATGGTTTCCGCCGAACACTTCGAGTCGCAGCTCGCCGACGCGGCAAAGCGAGTCGAGATCCTGGTCGGCTACACGCGCGACGACGGCCGGCCCTTTGTGTCCATGGATCCGCGCGGCGCCCGCGTGCAGCGGCTCGGACCGCTCGGCGCAGTGCTCACCGCGGCGATCGGGCGCAACCTGACCCGCAGCGTATTCGGCAGGCCGGCAATCGATCTCGCCCGCACCTGGGAACGACTGGGTGGACGGTCGGCGACCTTCCGCATCGACTGGGCACCACCGCGAGCACCGCTGGGCGCATGCCATTGCATCGAGCTCCCGCTGCTCCTGGGTGCGGTTGGCTCGTGGCGTGACGCGCCGATGCTCGGTCCCGAGCCACGCACCGTCGACGAAGACCTCGGGCGCCAGATGCGTTCCCTGTGGGCAGGTTTCGCGCATGACGGCATCGCGGCGCTCGGGCAGCGACACCTCGTTTTCGGGTAA
- a CDS encoding adenylate/guanylate cyclase domain-containing protein, with protein sequence MGAQTVRCWVQQRHAQLHMRKWMLEFDDADSEREFRAHDDANGLRAATFAQVVGILFTVVYAAVDFLVLRGFVPGALIVRAVTIGIFLLGIVAIRRIRTLQDRLQVAAVVQLTVIQVLLVPVLARVGDFPTQYLMTSATVTLLGAVGLLRLRMHAALANTVVFVAVCLELPTARGSLDELGTMVPQIGGLSAISVLIAYALERLRRIDFLRQREVEQERARTEEILYNVLPAPIADRLRDGALTIADSADSVSVLFSDIVGFTPVSETLTPEALVQLLDEMFRAFDELCDRRGIEKIKTLGDAYMAVAGLPNPDDDHAASMAELALDMQRTVGRLASSWPSPISMRIGISSGPVVAGVIGQRKFIYDLWGDTVNTASRMESSGRPHRIQVSESTHTLLEHRYEFSDPQVVDVKGKGPMTTYFLEGALLDRDAAVDRQRDSSDVST encoded by the coding sequence GTGGGTGCGCAAACGGTGCGGTGCTGGGTGCAGCAGCGGCATGCCCAACTCCACATGCGCAAGTGGATGCTGGAGTTCGACGACGCCGACTCCGAGCGCGAATTCCGGGCGCACGACGACGCCAACGGGCTGCGGGCGGCGACCTTCGCGCAAGTGGTCGGCATCCTGTTCACCGTCGTATACGCGGCCGTGGACTTCCTGGTCCTGCGCGGGTTCGTCCCCGGCGCGCTGATCGTCCGCGCGGTCACCATCGGTATCTTCCTCCTGGGCATCGTGGCGATCCGCCGCATTCGGACGCTCCAGGACCGTCTGCAGGTCGCCGCTGTCGTGCAGCTGACGGTGATCCAGGTGCTGCTCGTACCGGTGCTCGCTCGCGTCGGCGATTTCCCGACCCAGTACCTGATGACGTCGGCCACCGTCACGCTGCTGGGCGCCGTCGGTCTACTGAGGTTGCGCATGCACGCCGCGCTGGCCAACACCGTGGTGTTCGTCGCGGTGTGCCTGGAACTGCCGACTGCCCGGGGCAGCCTGGACGAGCTCGGCACGATGGTGCCCCAAATCGGGGGACTGTCCGCGATCAGCGTGCTGATCGCGTATGCGCTGGAGCGGCTGCGACGTATCGACTTCCTTCGGCAGCGTGAAGTCGAACAGGAGCGGGCCCGGACGGAGGAAATCCTCTACAACGTGCTGCCGGCACCGATCGCGGACCGGCTGCGTGACGGCGCGCTGACCATCGCCGACTCGGCGGACAGCGTCAGCGTGTTGTTCTCCGACATCGTCGGCTTCACCCCGGTGTCCGAGACGTTGACGCCAGAGGCGCTCGTACAGCTGCTGGACGAGATGTTCCGCGCTTTCGACGAGCTCTGCGATCGGCGCGGCATCGAGAAGATCAAGACCCTCGGTGACGCCTACATGGCTGTCGCGGGCCTGCCCAACCCCGATGACGACCATGCGGCATCGATGGCCGAACTGGCGCTCGACATGCAACGCACCGTAGGCCGCCTGGCATCGAGCTGGCCGAGTCCGATCTCGATGCGGATCGGCATCTCGTCGGGCCCGGTGGTCGCGGGCGTGATCGGTCAGCGCAAGTTCATCTACGACCTGTGGGGCGACACCGTGAACACGGCCAGCCGCATGGAATCCAGTGGCCGCCCGCACCGCATCCAGGTATCCGAGTCCACGCACACGCTGCTCGAGCACCGCTATGAGTTCAGCGATCCGCAGGTGGTCGACGTCAAGGGCAAGGGGCCGATGACGACGTACTTCCTCGAGGGCGCCCTACTTGACCGAGATGCCGCCGTCGACCGGCAGCGTGATTCCAGTGATGTATCGACCTGA